From the Canis lupus familiaris isolate Mischka breed German Shepherd chromosome 27, alternate assembly UU_Cfam_GSD_1.0, whole genome shotgun sequence genome, the window gagagagaaagtgagcatgagtgagaggaggggcagagggacagagactcttaaggaggctccacaccagacatggagactgacatggggctcaatctcaggatcctgagaataagactggagccaaaatcaagaattggacactgaACTAACTAACCTACCTAGGCCCCcctctattctttcatttaaaaaaaaatattgtatttatttattcatgagagacacagaacgagagagagagaggcagagacacaggcagagggaaaagcaggctccatgcagggagcctgatgtgggtctcaatcctgggactccaggatcacaccctgagtcaaaggcagacacttaactgatgagccaccaaggcatcccccTCTAGTTCTTTcaataagaactttttaaagcCAGTATATAGTAGAAACACAACTGAAAAGTAGACgagagagatagaaaagaaatatcCTTCACAATAAATAAAGAGCATTATCAATGTTCCTCTACAGATGTCCCAAGAGAGGCATAGCTGTCCACGTGCTCAAGAGCACTCCCCTATTATTGTGCAGAGTAACCAGATTGCGTTCATGTGATGATATCAAACCAAATATGTACTGGCTCTGCTAAGTTCAAGATCTATAGTTTTTGCCCTAAGTGAAGTGGGTTTAAGGGATCTGGCTGTGCCGGATCCCATAACCAAAGTAGATAGCAAATCCAACCAGGGACCCAGGACACCAAGTAGAGCCCAAGTGCCAGCTGTCATCTGCATCATAAGGTAAATATTCAAAAAGATGCTCAGGAGCGGGAGGAGAGGCAGACCAGGTACCTTAAAGTGAATGGGAGAGGAGCTCTGTGGCTGCCTCCAGATGACCCCAGTCATCCCAGTGATGAGCACCAGAAGCAGCACAACTACTGTGATCCACACTGGGTCTCCAGAAAGCAGAACTGGCCACCGGGCCAGCACCAGACAGAGAAGAGTCAGCAGCAGAACAAGCAGTGAGGAGCAAACAGAGACAACCCAGCCAGAGAGTGCAGTGGGGGTGGGATTGCCTGGAAAAAATAGTGCCTGCAGAGTCAAACTCTCAGCTGCAGGTCTGTTCTCCTCCTGCACGTCTGCTTCATTTCCCTCACTCTCCTCCTGCACCTGTGCTTCATTTCCCTTATTCTCCTCTTGCACCTGTGCTTCATTTCCCTCATTCTCTTCCTGCACCTGCACTTCATTTCCCTCATTCTCTCCAAGTACCTCTGCTTCTTTTCCCCCATTCTTCCTTTCAGGCTGATACCTGAGGATGAGAACAATAAAAGCCAGCAGAGTGAAAACTAACAAGGCCCCAGTTGACCTGAGGTCCAAGAGATCAGTGAATCCAAGGAAGAATGCCATGATTGTTGCAACTATGAAAATGATCATGGTAGCCAGAATGGGCATATATCTGCCGGTTTGGATCCTGGTAAGGGCAGGGAATAGGAGGCCATCCTTTGCCATCATGTATACCTGTTGACGTATGTAGAACATCTTGCCAAAGACTTTGGTAGAAAGACTACAGAAAAATCCAAAGTTTACAAAGTGGTAGGCAGGGGCCCAGCCAATATGGAGAAATGCCTCAGGCAAGGTGCTCCCAGGTTGAAGTTGGTAGTAAGGCACCATAAGTGTAAGTGCCTGCAGACACACCAAAATACACCAAAAAGCAGATAAACAGTGAAATCATAATGCTTTTGGGGATTGAACACTTGGGATTCTGGGCTAATTCAACCCTGGTAACAATAATGTTGAAACCTGTaaaagcaaagacacaggtagcTGATCCACGGAGAATCCCCTGGAAGCCAAAAGGCACAAAGTCCTCCAGAGCCCAGAAGGCCCAAGCTAGAGGTGTCATTGAGTCCATCCTTTATGTAGTCATCTTCTGTGAGCTTCCAGTTGTGCAGGTCCCCCTTCAGGAAGCCATAGATGATGACAAAACCAAGAACCAATACTTTCACCAAAGTGAGCATTTTGGTAACCAGTGAAAGCTGCCTAATGTTTCTAGTCAGCAATTCCATGAGCAACAAAAGAAGGAACATAACAATGAAGCCTAGAATTTCTACAAAAACACCAGGAGCTTGTGGTAAAAAAGTCTCCTGCAAGGTCAGGGAGAACTTGTTCCCAAAAAGATTGTCAAAGAATAAGGTCCAGGCCCAGATCCTAATGCCCGTACGAGCAAAACTGGTGATGATGAGGAACCAGCCACTGATGAAAGCCCAGAGTTCACCTACAGTGACATAGCTGTAGAGATATACGGAGCCAGAATGGGGAACCCGAGCACTAATCTCTCCATAGCACAGCCCAGCCAACACTGAAGTTAGGCCGGCCACCAAAATGGAAATCACTAAAGATGGTCCTGCTTGATCTCTAGCCACCTCCCCAACCAAAATATATACACTTACACCCAGGGTGTTGCCCACACCCAGGACCACTAAATCCAGAGTGCTCAAGCTTCTAGCAGGGGCAGTCTCAGCCACAGGTAGCTCCAGTGGATGTTTGCGCACCAGCTTTTTACCAAATCTTCGGAGTGCCTGGCACAGCATTCTAGCTAGAGTTGTAGCAATCCCGGGGAGCTGTGAGTCTCAGATCAGGTTCAGTGAAGCTGCGTTAAGCCCAGTTGGGTTGGGGATGCCTCAATTGGTTGCTCAGTCTTCAAAGCTGCTGCTTCATATTTCCTCTGGTATGTGGTGACCCTTCATAATTCCTAAGACAgaatagacaataaatatttactgactcCATTATTCAACCCACCAACCAAAGCTCAGAAACCACATCACATATTGCAGCCCAAATATCACAGAAAGTGACACCAAAGGACATCATAGAAAGATCAACTCAGTTTTCCTCCACAGAAAAAGTACCAAATACCTCTCAACATTCTTCTTTTTACACACCACATGACATAATCCCATTTGGGTTCATCAAATTCCTGTAGCTTCATGTACTAATTAACCTGTAAGACACAGCAGGGCATGAATAAATTACACACTGGATGTGTGTGCAGTGCTTGAACATGAATTATGACACATAAAATCAGGGACTAGTGGGCCTCATTGCAATTacagactcatttttaaaaaatcatctgagTTTAATATACAAATAGAGATCCTTCAGTCTTACAACACTTAGCCCCAAAACCAGATGGTCAGGATAGACAGGGATTTGGTCCCCTCTATCCTCATTCTGCCTCATCCATTCAGCTGTACTGATGCCCAAGAATGTACAGTCCACCCCTTCCCATTACCTACCTAGGCCCACAGGTGTCCTgtgaacagagaggaagagggaggaaggggcaagGACCTTCATAACCACCTGCAAAAAGGAAAGGACCAGGATTCCTGGGAAGGTAACACTAGAGAAGTGGGGGCAGTACCACCCTAGGTCCAGGACTGAGAAGTGAGAAGAGCCAGGAAGGTGGTTTTGTGAATTCTGACATTCAATACACCTCGCCTAAACCAACTACTCAAAAACTCACTCAACTTTTATGTGCACATTTATGAGGATGTGATGAATAGGGAGAAAAGAAGTAAGTCACCTAGCTCAACAGCTCACAACCAAAACAATTCCTCAGTCTCCCCCCTCTCTGGGTTCCAAAAGAGAAGGTGAGCTGACTTCTGCAGACAGTCTCCTCACTGGCCAGTGCTTTATAAACATCCTGCACCATCTGTGATGGCAGCTGCCAGGGGCCTGGAGACCCTGCCCTGCTCTGTGAGTAGGTATTAAAGCATTTGAGTGTAACTGTCTATTAATTTGTCACAATGGAGTTTTTCTAACTCCCACGAACCATtgtctgaaaatattaaatatattttcttaatgaacaAATGCTACATATGGTTCATCCTACCCTCTCCTTCCCTGCTGCTATTCAAATGGTCCTCTCCCCAAGGGGAACAAGGCTTTGGGTGACAAATTCACAGCAATGTCCAGAAATGAGTAGTGGAGAACACAGCAGACAGTGATGCAGCCCCTTTTCTCCACCTTACTGAAGCTTTGGTTTTGAGAGAAGATTACAAAATATTGTCAGAGATTTTAAAGACATAAAGATGAAGTCAAAATTGAAAAGTCTTCTCTATGGATGATCAAAAGGAACTTTTGGGTTATGGGACAGACCTTCTGTCTATAAATCCATGTAGACTCCTTGTTTGCGACTCACCAGTTCCAATGTTATGATTTACCAATCAGTAGGTGAGATACATAAGGCAGGTCAGTTCTTCCCTAATAGAACATGTCTACAGTATCAATGTACTTGTCCTTCTAGTCTCATCCCCTGCTCAGTTCCTACCCGAGCTGCAAAATTCTACACTCACCCTGTTCCCTTGCCTCTAATGCCCTCTTGGTCCTTTCGCTTAGCTATCCCCACTTCACTTTCAGTTCTCAGCTCAAGAGTGCTTTCCCAAGAAGCCTCCCTTGACCCTTGTGGTGCCCTCCCTATATACTCTCATAGCACACAGGATCCCCCATGTGCCATTGATCCTAATGTGCCAGAATTCCAGATCAGCCTCCTGTCTCCGCCAATAAACTGTGAGTTAGATGATCAAGAAGTATTTGTGGAACAAATGACCACACTGAGAAGAAAACCTAAAGGAGACCATAATCCAGAATTCCTGCCTACATGACTTTGAGATACCTACTTTGTAGCCACGCAAACCTTAAATACCTTGCTCAGTAAATTTGTAGATGGTATTACCTTCCTTGTAGAAGTCAGTGAAAGTGAAAAGTGTGTAGGGAACATCACCTGTGACAAAACCTTCACTGCATGTCATTCATAGCAGGAATGAGCCATACAAGGTGATAAAGAATTGTTTGCCTTtgaggacactttttttttaacatttgataacattttaatCTCCTACTTCAAatatttggcattattttttcagcaatttttcctaaaaaaataaatttacaaaaatgatgAAGCACAAAGTATATTCATACTgtacctataaatacagagacatAATTGCAAAACaaagcacatttttttcctgtaatcaTAAAAACTACCCTCCATTATGACAAATTGGTCACTAGTTTTTGATTTGACAGTCCTCACTGGCTGGCACTGACAGTGTTCCTCTTGACACCTGCAGCTTCCAGCCTGCTCTGTTGAGgacactttcttttaaaatatcaggcTGTCTTAGATTATAGGCAACCAACTACCTATGCCTAGTTGGAGAATCCCTACTTTTTGAAAGGCATCATGATCAGGCTGTATAACCTAGGTATAATGTCCGAAGGCTGAGGTCCTCACTTCAGGAGACAGAGGAGGCCTACCAGAGACATCTgggtaatatttataaatttcatattctctccctctggagATATTATTCCACTCATACTTCACATGACTGCTCTCCAGTCCACCTGACAAGAACCATCCACCTGACAAGAAATTGTCATCAGTTTCAAAGGGAATAAATTGTAAAAGCTTCCTTCGCAGAAAGACAGCACAATTTAGTGTCTAGGAGTAAGGCTCTGCAGGTAGACTGTTCAGGTTCAAAACTCAACTCAATCTCACACCCAGGGGGCAAATTAGTTCACCTCTTGGGGCTTTAGTTTCCACAACAGTCAAATGGGAGAAAAAGTGAATCCCTCATCGGGTAGTTGTGAGGATGTAAGTGAAATGATGCCTGTGAGATATGTAGCTGAGTGCCTAGCACATGCCCAGCACACAATATGGACTTAATATCATCTACCTCAAATGTAAAATTGAAAATGATCCAAAGTCCCCAAACAATATAATAAATTAGTCTTTATAGATATCTAGCCCAAAATCACCTGCTAAAACTGAAGCCTGTTAGCCTACCCCTCACGAGACATGGAAAGAGTTTTATTCCAAATAATTTGCCTTGAAAGCTAAGGACTCTAATTtgatattctcattcattttgttaCTAAACACTTGGAGGTCCAGGCTTACTGAGTCAGACCAGGCATTGAAAACAAGCAATAAtagtgataatgataataataaataatatcatcGTTGTCTACAGATGCCTCATCTTATTTCTGGAAGAGACAGTGCCTGGTACTGTAGTGATAAGAATAATGATCATTATGACACAAAATCTGGATGTGAATCCTGGACCTTTCACTTGGCTACATAAACTATAGTGATTTGCTTAACATTTATGCCTCAGTTACCTCATCTAGAAGAAAACTACTTGACTGGCCTCCCTGGCTCAGCTTGAGAATTCAGTGAGAAGATACAAACCATAATGAACTGCTGTGGGGGTGTCACTTGTGCCACCATTCTTAAGCACAATCTTAGTGGAattaagaacacacacacacacacacacacacacacacacacacacaattgggCACTATAGTTGTTGAATGGGTAAATGTATCTAAATATACATGTAGagcatggattggaagaacattgTTAACTACACCAAAGCAAGGTCCTCCAGTAAGGAGGGGAAACAAGAATAGAGGTaaggatgaaaaaggaaaataaaatgaactgaaaaGGGGCCTGACAAGAAGTGATGGTGCGAAGATGCCATGACTGAGGAAAGAGACTGACCACACTCTGTTCACTGCAGGTTCAATACAGGGATTGCAGGAGATAATGTTATGAGAGGACCGAGTACAGGGGCTAATAAATGGTAGGCAGTCAGTAGATTTAAGTTGAAGAGGagccagagggcagccctggtggtcccagcggtttagcaccgcctgaagcccgtggtgtgatcctggagatccgggattgagtcccatgttaggcttcctgcatggagcctgcttctccctctgcctgtgtctctgcctttctctcactctctctgaataaataaataataaataaatctttaaataaatcttaaataaataaataaataaaatctttaaaaaaagaaaaaaaagaagaggagccAGAATTATATAATCTGGATATGGAGAATGG encodes:
- the LOC119866413 gene encoding LOW QUALITY PROTEIN: cationic amino acid transporter 3-like (The sequence of the model RefSeq protein was modified relative to this genomic sequence to represent the inferred CDS: deleted 4 bases in 3 codons) → MLCQALRRFGKKLVRKHPLELPVAETAPARSLSTLDLVVLGVGNTLGVSVYILVGEVARDQAGPSLVISILVAGLTSVLAGLCYGEISARVPHSGSVYLYSYVTVGELWAFISGWFLIITSFARTGIRIWAWTLFFDNLFGNKFSLTLQETFLPQAPGVFVEILGFIVMFLLLLLMELLTRNIRQLSLVTKMLTLVKVLVLGFVIIYGFLKGDLHNWKLTEDDYIKDGLNDTSSLGLLGSGGFVPFGFQGILRGSATCVFAFTGFNIIVTRVELAQNPKCSIPKSIMISLFICFLVYFGVSAALTLMVPYYQLQPGSTLPEAFLHIGWAPAYHFVNFGFFCSLSTKVFGKMFYIRQQVYMMAKDGLLFPALTRIQTGRYMPILATMIIFIVATIMAFFLGFTDLLDLRSTGALLVFTLLAFIVLILRYQPERKNGGKEAEVLGENEGNEVQVQEENEGNEAQVQEENKGNEAQVQEESEGNEADVQEENRPAAESLTLQALFFPGNPTPTALSGWVVSVCSSLLVLLLTLLCLVLARWPVLLSGDPVWITVVVLLLVLITGMTGVIWRQPQSSSPIHFKVPGLPLLPLLSIFLNIYLMMQMTAGTWALLGVGSLVGFAIYFGYGIRHSQIP